Proteins encoded together in one Lutra lutra chromosome 4, mLutLut1.2, whole genome shotgun sequence window:
- the ZMYM4 gene encoding zinc finger MYM-type protein 4 isoform X6 gives MNKMLPSVPATAVRVSCSGCKKILQKGQTAYQRKGSTQLFCSTLCLTGYTVPPARPPPPPTKKTCSSCSKDILNPKDVISAQFENSTTSKDFCSQSCLSTYELKRKPVVTINTNSISTKCSMCQKNAVIRHEVNYQNVVHKLCSDACFSKFRSANNLTMNCCENCGGYCYSGSGQCHMLQIEGQSKKFCSSACVTAYKQKSAKITPCALCKSLRSSAEMIENTNSLGKTELFCSVNCLSAYRVKMVTSAGVQVQCNSCKTSAIPQYHLAMSDGSIRNFCSYSCVVAFQNLFNKPAGMNSSVVPLSQGQVIVSIPTGSTVSTGAGSTSAVSPTSISSSAAAGLQRLAAQSQHVGFARSVVKLKCQHCNRLFATKPELLDYKGKMFQFCGKNCSDEYKKINNVMAMCEYCKIEKIVKETVRFSGADKSFCSEGCKLLYKHDLAKRWGNHCKMCSYCLQTSPKLVQNNLGGKVEEFCCEECMSKYTVLFYQMAKCDGCKRQGKLSESLKWRGEMKHFCNLLCILMFCNQQSVCDPPSQNNAASISMVPAASAGPPSLRKDSTPVIANVVSLASAPAAQPTVNSNSVLQGAVPTVTAKIIGDASTQTDALKLPPSQPPRLLKNKALLCKPITQTKATSCKPHTQNKECQTEDTPSQPQIIVVPVPVPVFVPIPLHLYTQYAPVPFGIPVPMPVPMLIPSSMDNEDKVTESIEDIKEKLPSHPFEADLLEMAEMIAEDEEKEKTLSQGGSQTSEQELFLDTKIFEKDQGSTYSGDLESEAVSTPHSWEEELNHYALKSNAVQEADSDLKPLSKGETEQDLEADFPSESFDPLNKGQGIQARSRTRRRHRDGFPQPRRRGRKKSIVAVEPRSLIQGAFQGCSVSGMTLKYMYGVNAWKNWVQWKNAKEEQGDLKCGGIEHAASSPCSDSLGSSQDHALPQESSDPGCRVRSIKLKEDILSCTFAELSLGLCQFIQEVRRPNGEKYDPDSILYLCLGIQQYLFENGRIDNIFTEPYSRFMIELTKLLKIWEPTILPNGYMFSRIEEEHLWECKQLGAYSPIVLLNTLLFFNTKYFQLKNVTEHLKLSFAHVMRRTRTLKYSTKMTYLRFFPPLQKQESEPDKLTVGKRKRNEDDEVPVGVEMAENTDNPLRCPVRLYEFYLSKCSESVKQRNDVFYLQPERSCVPNSPMWYSTFPIDPGTLDTMLTRILMVREVHEELAKAKSEDSDVELSD, from the exons agatattttaaatCCAAAGGATGTGATCAGTGCCCAGTTTGAAAATAGCACCACTAGTAAAGATTTTTGCAGCCAGTCATGTCTGTCAACATATGAACTGAAAAGGAAACCTGTTGTCACCATAAATACGAACAGCATTTCAACCAAATGCAGCATGTGTCAGAAGAATGCTGTT ATTCGACATGAAGTTAATTACCAGAATGTGGTACATAAACTTTGCAGTGATGCTTGCTTCTCGAAGTTTCGGTCTGCCAACAACCTCACGATGAACTGTTGTGAGAACTGTGGGGGTTACTGTTACAGTGGCTCTGGGCAGTGCCACATGCTTCAGATAGAGGGCCAGTCCAAGAAGTTTTGTAGCTCAGCGTGTGTTACAGCATATAAGCAG aAATCAGCCAAAATTACACCATGTGCGCTTTGCAAATCATTGAGATCCTCAGCAGAAATGATTGAAAATACCAATAGCTTGGGAAAGACAGAGCTTTTCTGTTCTGTTAATTGCTTATCTGCTTACAGAGTTAAAATGGTTACTTCTGCAG GTGTACAAGTGCAGTGTAACAGTTGTAAAACCTCAGCAATCCCTCAGTATCACCTCGCCATGTCAGATGGAAGTATACGCAACTTCTGCAGCTACAGCTGTGTTGTCGCGTTCCAG aatttgtTCAACAAACCAGCAGGAATGAATTCTTCAGTAGTGCCCTTGTCTCAGGGCCAAGTAATTGTAAGCATCCCCACAGGTTCAACAGTGTCCACAGGAGCGGGGAGCACCTCTGCTGTTTCTCCTACTTCCATCAGTAGCTCTGCTGCAGCTGGTCTCCAGCGACTTGCTGCGCAATCCCAGCATGTTGGGTTTGCACGAAGTGTTGTGAAACTCAAGTGTCAGCACTGTAACCGTCTTTTTGCCACAAAACCAGAACTTCTTGACTATAAG GGTAAAATGTTTCAGTTTTGTGGCAAGAATTGTTCTgatgaatataagaaaataaataatgtaatggCAATGTGTGAATAttgtaaaattgagaaaattgtaAAGGAGACTGTGCGGTTCTCAGGTGCTGACAAGTCATTCTGTAGTGAAG gtTGCAAATTGCTTTATAAACATGACTTGGCAAAACGCTGGGGAAATCACTGTAAAATGTGCAGTTATTGTTTACAGACATCTCCCAAATTGGTACAGAATAATTTGGGGGGGAAAGTAGAAGAGTTCTGTTGTGAAGAATGCATGTCCAAATACACAGTTCTGTTCTATCAG atggCCAAATGTGATGGTTGTAAGCGACAGGGTAAACTCAGTGAGTCCTTGAAATGGCGAGGAGAAATGAAGCATTTCTGTAACCTGCTTTGTATCTTGATGTTCTGTAATCAGCAGAGTGTGTGTGACCCACCTTCACAAAACAATGCAG cAAGTATTTCCATGGTGCCAGCTGCTTCAGCAGGGCCCCCATCTCTAAGAAAGGATTCAACTCCAGTTATAGCTAATGTAGTATCATTAGCCAGTGCTCCTGCTGCTCAGCCCACAGTGAATTCTAACAGTGTATTACAAG GTGCAGTTCCAACAGTAACAGCAAAAATCATTGGTGAt gcAAGTACACAAACAGATGCCCTGAAACTGCCACCTTCCCAGCCCCCAAGACTTTTGAAGAATAAAGCTTTATTGTGCAAACCCATCACACAGACTAAAGCCACCTCTTGCAAACCACATACCCAAAACAAAGAATGCCAGACAG AAGACACTCCAAGTCAGCCCCAGATCATTGTGGTACCAGTTCCCGTACCAGTGTTTGTGCCCATACCTCTTCATCTTTATACTCAGTATGCACCAGTCCCATTTGGCATTCCAGTTCCA ATGCCTGTCCCTATGCTAATTCCATCCTCAATGGATAATGAAGATAAAGTCACTGAGAGTATTGAAGACATTAAGGAGAAACTTCCTTCACATCCATTTGAAGCTGATCTTCTTGAGATGGCAGAAATGATTGCAGAAGAcgaagagaaggagaaaactcTATCCCAGGGAG gatccCAAACTTCTGAACAGGAACTCTTTCTAGACACCAAGATTTTTGAAAAAG ACCAAGGAAGTACATACAGTGGTGACCTTGAATCAGAGGCAGTATCTACTCCACATAGCTGGGAGGAAGAGTTGAATCATTATGCCTTAAAGTCAAATGCTGTGCAAGAGGCTGATTCAGACTTGAAACCGCTCTCAAAAGGGGAAACTGAGCAGGATCTGGAAGCAGATTTTCCATCTG AGTCCTTTGACCCGCTGAATAAAGGACAGGGAATCCAGGCTCGTTCCCGAACAAGACGACGGCACAGAGATGGCTTCCCTCAGCCTAGACGAAGA GGACGGAAGAAGTCTATAGTAGCTGTGGAGCCCAGAAGTCTTATTCAAGGAGCCTTTCAGGGGTGTTCAGTGTCTGGGATGACACTGAAATACATGTATGGGGTAAATGCCTGGAAGAACTGGGTTCAGTGGAAAAATGCCAAGGAAGAGCAGGGGGATCTGAAATGTGGCG GTATTGAACATGCTGCATCTAGCCCGTGTTCTGACTCTTTAGGAAGTTCTCAAGACCATGCACTCCCTCAAGAATCCTCAGACCCAGGCTGTAGAG TCCGTTCTATCAAGCTGAAGGAAGATATTCTGTCCTGCACTTTCGCTGAGTTGAGTTTGGGTTTATGCCAGTTTATCCAAGAGGTGCGGAGACCAAATGGTGAAAAATATGATCCAGACAGTATCTTATACTTGTGCCTTGGAATTCAGCAG TACCTGTTTGAAAATGGTAGAATAGATAACATTTTTACTGAGCCCTATTCCAGATTTATGATTGAACTTACCAAACTCTTGAAAATATGGGAACCTACAATACTTCCTAATG GTTACATGTTCTCTCGCATTGAAGAAGAGCATTTGTGGGAGTGCAAACAGCTGGGCGCCTACTCACCCATCGTCCTCTTGAACACCCTCCTTTTCTTCAATACCAAATACTTTCAACTCAAGAATGTGACTGAACACTTGAAGCTTTCCTTTGCCCACGTGATGAGACGGACTAGGACTCTGAAGTATAGCACCAAGATGACATATCTGAGGTTCTTTCCACCTTTACAAAAGCAGGAGTCAGAACCAG ATAAACTAACTGTTGGCAAAAGGAAACGAAATGAAGATGATGAGGTTCCAGTGGGTGTGGAGATGGCAGAGAATACTGACAACCCATTACGATGTCCAGTCCGACTTTATGAGTTTTACCTGTCAAAATG TTCTGAAAGTGTGAAGCAGAGGAATGATGTGTTTTACCTGCAACCCGAGCGCTCCTGTGTTCCGAATAGTCCCATGTGGTACTCCACATTCCCGATagaccctgggaccctggacACCATGTTAACACGTATTCTCATGGTGAGGGAGGTACACGAAGAACTTGCCAAAGCCAAATCAGAAGACTCTGATGTTGAATTATCAGATTAA